One genomic window of Polyangiaceae bacterium includes the following:
- a CDS encoding ATPase, T2SS/T4P/T4SS family produces MSGWTRLLAALAIALFVVAVGTLASRLDAISIAALQAAVVEHGHRVFAEPAWRWVLSLGVLGAGLAAALTVLDSLLSVRRAPRPPTFSEMSGSTLEEALTQTAKRVTQCATESNVIALFDELLRGAVRTRASDIHISPGQAGVRLTLRVEGTLHEVSVVPVEIAPLLATRVKVMARLDTVAKTPQDGRLVTYLDAGAIEARVSTLPTETGERVVLRIVRGSREVFDLEGLGFSADLQGRLEGVLARPQGLLFVTGPVGTGKTTTLYACLKHIARTRSK; encoded by the coding sequence GTGAGTGGCTGGACGCGACTGCTTGCCGCCCTGGCGATTGCGCTCTTCGTCGTGGCTGTCGGGACGCTCGCCTCGCGCCTGGATGCGATCAGCATCGCAGCCCTGCAGGCCGCCGTGGTGGAACACGGGCACCGGGTGTTCGCCGAGCCGGCGTGGCGCTGGGTTCTGAGCCTCGGGGTGCTGGGCGCTGGCCTGGCGGCCGCGCTGACCGTGCTCGACAGCCTACTCTCGGTGCGCCGGGCGCCGCGCCCGCCGACCTTCTCCGAGATGAGCGGCAGCACCCTCGAAGAGGCCCTCACTCAGACGGCGAAGCGCGTCACGCAGTGTGCGACGGAGTCGAACGTCATCGCCTTGTTCGACGAGTTGCTGCGCGGCGCGGTTCGCACCCGCGCCAGCGACATTCACATTTCTCCGGGTCAGGCAGGTGTGAGGCTGACGTTGCGGGTCGAAGGCACACTGCACGAGGTCAGCGTGGTACCCGTGGAAATCGCGCCTCTGCTCGCAACCCGCGTGAAGGTGATGGCTCGCCTCGACACCGTTGCCAAGACGCCCCAGGACGGTCGGTTGGTCACCTACCTCGATGCGGGCGCCATCGAGGCGCGAGTGTCGACTCTGCCAACGGAGACTGGCGAACGGGTCGTGCTGCGCATCGTGCGTGGCAGCCGTGAGGTATTCGATCTCGAAGGCCTCGGATTCTCCGCCGATTTGCAGGGGCGGCTCGAAGGCGTGCTCGCGAGGCCCCAGGGCCTACTCTTCGTGACCGGTCCAGTTGGGACGGGCAAGACCACGACGCTTTACGCCTGCCTCAAGCACATTGCCAGGACGCGCAGCAAG